The following are encoded in a window of Cupriavidus oxalaticus genomic DNA:
- a CDS encoding lipase family alpha/beta hydrolase: MESDRIYLKTGEEIGGRAGATIALTPSADKRRVTLPVPPDRVIPIIFLPGIMGSNLRMSRTRQADTRRADNIGWRPDDLRDTLSRRKDSPAQRQRNFDPDETEVDRYEITEDAGRFDMTGAQTVDSDQRHGNVPDGLPNIGLLMSAPLPPAGEEWKARRGDHESTAAQKARWRGWSEVMFDTYGTVIKLLEGHLNDMLVPSSRELSPTWKQGRKVKVLGVDPACWGGAGDALTEDDILRVSDCWYPVYAMGYNWLQSNGMSARKIARRIDEIIGMYKANKRKCEKVIVVTHSMGGLVARALLHPEYGNAKDKILGIYHGVQPALGAGAAYRRVRAGFEAQTSLSGELTRDVLGRTGKEVTAVFANASGPLELLPSASYPRGWLRLQTWDYRQVMALPIVSDEPLKAYRDDLELHRTLGVSKPSAPVAVGDPVYDIYGRNPQAWWRLLNPEWINPADKKYERADPYALAKLRIADALDFHKSIKDLYHPTTYASYGHDSDQKAYGSVTWRADTTDLAPHGDPLMWTLESEDAEGRIVVRTRSGQPLTLRVDPPEDAGDQTVPATASAEAVRGTLFRQTGYEHQDSYKNHLVLASTLYSIIRIANTAEWWDQ, encoded by the coding sequence ATGGAATCTGATCGCATCTACCTGAAAACCGGCGAGGAAATCGGTGGGCGTGCCGGTGCCACCATTGCCCTGACACCTTCGGCCGACAAGCGGCGCGTGACACTGCCGGTGCCGCCTGACAGGGTGATTCCCATCATCTTTCTGCCGGGCATCATGGGCAGCAATTTGCGCATGAGCCGCACGCGCCAGGCGGATACCAGGCGCGCTGACAACATCGGATGGCGCCCCGACGACCTTCGCGACACCCTGTCCCGTCGCAAGGATTCTCCAGCCCAGCGGCAGCGGAACTTCGATCCCGACGAGACCGAAGTGGACCGTTATGAAATCACCGAGGATGCCGGCAGGTTCGACATGACCGGCGCGCAAACGGTGGACTCCGACCAGCGGCACGGCAATGTGCCGGACGGACTGCCCAATATCGGCTTGCTGATGAGCGCACCGTTGCCGCCGGCCGGCGAGGAATGGAAAGCCAGGCGCGGCGATCATGAATCCACGGCCGCGCAGAAGGCGCGCTGGCGCGGATGGAGCGAAGTCATGTTCGACACGTACGGCACCGTGATCAAGCTGCTGGAGGGGCATCTGAACGACATGTTGGTGCCATCGTCCAGAGAGCTCTCGCCAACCTGGAAGCAGGGCAGGAAGGTAAAGGTGCTGGGTGTCGATCCCGCCTGCTGGGGCGGCGCCGGCGATGCGCTGACCGAGGACGATATCCTGCGCGTGTCGGACTGCTGGTACCCGGTCTACGCGATGGGCTACAACTGGCTGCAAAGCAACGGCATGTCGGCGCGGAAGATTGCCAGGCGCATCGACGAGATCATCGGCATGTACAAGGCCAACAAGCGGAAGTGCGAGAAGGTGATCGTGGTCACCCATTCCATGGGCGGACTGGTTGCGCGCGCGCTGCTGCATCCGGAATACGGCAACGCGAAGGACAAGATTCTCGGGATCTACCATGGTGTACAGCCAGCACTCGGGGCCGGAGCGGCCTACAGGCGCGTGCGCGCGGGCTTCGAGGCGCAGACCAGTCTGTCCGGGGAACTGACCCGGGATGTCCTGGGCAGAACGGGCAAGGAAGTGACGGCCGTGTTTGCCAATGCCTCCGGGCCATTGGAGCTCTTGCCGAGCGCCTCCTATCCGCGCGGCTGGTTGCGTCTGCAAACATGGGACTACCGTCAGGTAATGGCTTTGCCGATCGTATCGGACGAACCATTGAAAGCGTACCGGGATGATCTGGAACTGCACCGGACGCTGGGCGTGAGCAAGCCATCGGCACCGGTGGCTGTTGGCGATCCGGTCTATGACATCTATGGGCGCAATCCACAGGCATGGTGGCGGCTGCTGAATCCGGAGTGGATCAATCCTGCCGACAAGAAGTATGAACGTGCGGATCCGTACGCATTGGCGAAACTGCGGATTGCCGATGCACTGGACTTTCACAAGAGCATCAAGGACCTGTATCACCCCACCACTTATGCCAGCTATGGCCATGACAGTGACCAGAAGGCCTACGGCAGTGTGACCTGGCGCGCGGACACTACCGATCTGGCGCCGCACGGCGACCCACTCATGTGGACGCTCGAGAGCGAGGACGCCGAAGGCCGCATCGTGGTGCGCACCAGGAGCGGTCAGCCGTTGACGCTGCGCGTGGATCCTCCGGAGGACGCCGGCGATCAGACGGTGCCGGCCACAGCCTCGGCCGAAGCCGTGCGCGGTACGCTGTTCCGCCAGACTGGCTATGAGCATCAGGACAGCTATAAGAACCACCTGGTATTGGCCAGCACCCTGTATTCGATCATCAGGATCGCCAACACTGCCGAATGGTGGGATCAATGA
- a CDS encoding T6SS immunity protein Tli4 family protein produces the protein MIRRALTISLAALLAVACQSHTYPGKNMSEPAALSPRLQTLFAKTKQVCVGRYVMEVPAEARVLWGFQEFPGKIVAHIGAAGELKEMAQAYRDKVLAANKTAEISYFGPGPIHNSIEVRSFESKNARTYGVEKARTFVSNGAQLFEWFYGGEELAPLVAGIRARDNADIPPAPGVCIDHGFVADASGTFQEIFGAGIRLPSFPDVSFSVDSNKLATVDDADDVGLLASIAQQKKDLGHRYPKLTTLREGKRTVGVWQGEESLVRRADGTHDFEWEAVGKERSTLHPAWINAKMYSKVAANRIGAAGTASLSDEEAIALWNRLLDGVRFRVNAPPTQTGAPVTVRSGETTPLSGMWRASLPPGHPQAAWVASKSGIVWQKGMPMVRFGLSPADEALVVWTWMGVASE, from the coding sequence ATGATCCGCCGAGCGCTGACCATAAGCTTGGCCGCGTTGCTGGCCGTGGCCTGCCAATCGCATACCTATCCGGGGAAGAACATGTCGGAACCCGCTGCACTGTCACCGCGTTTGCAAACGCTCTTTGCCAAGACCAAGCAGGTATGCGTTGGACGCTACGTGATGGAAGTCCCGGCCGAAGCCAGGGTGCTGTGGGGCTTCCAGGAGTTTCCGGGAAAAATCGTCGCGCACATTGGAGCCGCTGGCGAACTGAAGGAGATGGCGCAGGCGTATCGCGACAAAGTGCTTGCGGCAAATAAGACTGCAGAGATCTCCTATTTCGGGCCGGGACCTATTCACAACAGCATCGAAGTTCGATCGTTTGAAAGCAAAAATGCCAGGACATATGGAGTTGAAAAGGCGAGGACTTTCGTCTCAAATGGCGCACAGCTGTTTGAATGGTTCTATGGCGGCGAGGAGCTCGCCCCTCTGGTGGCCGGCATCCGCGCACGCGACAACGCCGACATCCCACCCGCCCCAGGCGTCTGCATCGACCACGGCTTCGTCGCGGACGCATCCGGCACATTCCAGGAAATCTTCGGCGCAGGCATCCGTCTGCCAAGCTTTCCGGATGTCAGCTTTTCGGTGGACTCCAACAAGCTGGCGACCGTGGACGACGCCGATGACGTAGGACTGCTGGCCTCGATCGCGCAGCAAAAGAAGGATCTTGGCCACCGCTATCCAAAACTGACGACCTTGCGGGAAGGCAAGCGTACGGTCGGCGTCTGGCAGGGCGAGGAATCTCTGGTCCGCCGTGCGGATGGCACGCACGATTTCGAATGGGAGGCAGTCGGCAAGGAACGCTCCACGCTGCACCCCGCCTGGATCAACGCGAAGATGTACTCGAAGGTGGCCGCCAATCGTATCGGCGCCGCAGGCACGGCATCGCTGAGCGACGAGGAAGCCATTGCCCTCTGGAACCGGCTGCTGGATGGCGTGCGCTTCCGCGTCAACGCGCCGCCGACGCAGACGGGGGCTCCGGTCACGGTGCGCTCGGGCGAGACCACTCCCTTGTCCGGCATGTGGCGCGCCTCGCTTCCGCCCGGGCATCCGCAGGCGGCGTGGGTGGCCAGCAAATCCGGCATCGTCTGGCAGAAAGGGATGCCGATGGTCCGCTTCGGGCTGTCGCCCGCCGACGAAGCGCTGGTGGTGTGGACGTGGATGGGGGTCGCCAGTGAATGA
- a CDS encoding methyltransferase family protein → MRPTPGLAFATLAGTVAYLALAIAGWGGIGAFFAHPARVALAIVLFALAVAALFSGGNVSSGMREDRGNRWVLGAFGALGLLAAYLPAYTDRTGFWTLDGDTARWIGVALFAAGGVLRLWPVFVLGRRFSGLVAIQPGHTLVTTGIYGVIRHPSYLGLMVSSLGWVLGFRSVVGVLLTLAMLPVLVARIRAEEALLLDQFGDAYAAYCGRTWRMVPGVY, encoded by the coding sequence ATGCGCCCGACTCCCGGCCTGGCATTCGCCACCCTCGCCGGCACCGTTGCCTACCTGGCCCTCGCGATCGCAGGCTGGGGCGGCATCGGCGCCTTCTTTGCGCATCCCGCGCGCGTGGCCCTCGCCATCGTGCTGTTTGCACTGGCCGTGGCCGCACTGTTTTCCGGCGGCAACGTCAGCAGCGGCATGCGCGAAGACCGCGGCAACCGCTGGGTGCTGGGCGCGTTCGGCGCGCTCGGGCTGCTTGCGGCGTACCTGCCGGCCTATACCGACCGCACCGGCTTCTGGACGCTGGACGGCGATACCGCGCGCTGGATCGGCGTGGCCTTGTTTGCCGCCGGCGGCGTGCTGCGCTTGTGGCCGGTGTTCGTGCTCGGGCGCCGGTTCAGCGGGCTGGTGGCGATCCAGCCCGGGCACACGCTGGTGACGACCGGCATCTACGGCGTGATCCGGCATCCGAGCTACCTCGGGCTCATGGTCAGTTCGCTGGGGTGGGTACTCGGATTCCGCTCAGTAGTTGGGGTGCTGCTGACGCTGGCGATGTTGCCCGTGCTGGTCGCGCGGATCCGCGCGGAAGAGGCGTTGTTGCTGGATCAGTTTGGCGATGCGTATGCGGCGTACTGCGGGCGGACCTGGCGGATGGTGCCGGGGGTGTATTAG
- a CDS encoding nucleotide pyrophosphohydrolase, whose product MPLIDIQNLQQAAYAFGEARNWGKYHSPKNLAMALSVEVAELVEIFQWQTEDESRQVMSTDKREHVEQELADITIYLTQLVTALGVDLDAAIRAKMEVNARKYPLPE is encoded by the coding sequence ATGCCACTGATCGATATCCAGAACCTCCAGCAAGCCGCCTACGCCTTCGGCGAGGCCCGCAACTGGGGCAAGTACCACAGCCCCAAGAACCTGGCGATGGCGCTGAGCGTGGAGGTGGCCGAGCTGGTCGAGATCTTCCAGTGGCAGACGGAGGATGAGTCGCGCCAGGTCATGTCGACGGACAAGCGCGAGCATGTGGAGCAGGAGCTGGCCGATATCACCATCTACCTGACGCAGCTGGTGACGGCGCTGGGCGTCGACCTCGATGCCGCGATCCGCGCCAAGATGGAGGTGAATGCCCGGAAGTATCCGTTGCCGGAGTGA